The proteins below come from a single Serratia fonticola genomic window:
- a CDS encoding EAL domain-containing protein, which produces MRSAFNDKNNGINYVFQPMFAKSGQLLAVECLSRFSFDSEFAHFSPEQFFQQADRETRVEILHQQIELIEKYRDWFQQHQIIATINVDDHSLQALANGALADKIRAMNCLHFEINENASRLVKNRVHNDPSLNNYSFWLDDFGSGYAGFSALYNSRFRFVKLDRQLLWDFMKKPGGEGLMRALLRFFHLNHYRVIIEGVETHEQKKWLDEMPYYALQGKLWQESSINDLNQLLAAEYF; this is translated from the coding sequence ATGCGCAGCGCTTTTAACGATAAAAATAACGGCATTAATTATGTTTTCCAGCCTATGTTTGCCAAATCTGGGCAACTGCTGGCCGTTGAATGTTTATCGCGCTTCTCTTTCGATAGCGAATTTGCGCATTTCTCTCCAGAACAATTCTTTCAGCAGGCCGACAGGGAAACCCGCGTCGAGATCCTGCATCAACAAATTGAATTGATAGAAAAATACCGTGACTGGTTTCAACAACACCAAATCATTGCCACCATCAATGTCGACGACCATTCGCTGCAGGCGCTGGCAAACGGTGCGTTGGCCGATAAAATCCGCGCGATGAATTGTCTGCATTTCGAAATCAACGAAAACGCCAGCAGGCTGGTAAAAAACCGCGTCCATAACGACCCCTCTCTGAATAATTATTCATTTTGGCTCGATGATTTTGGTTCTGGCTATGCCGGGTTTTCCGCCTTGTATAACAGCCGTTTCCGCTTCGTTAAACTCGATCGACAACTGCTGTGGGACTTTATGAAAAAGCCCGGCGGTGAGGGGTTGATGCGCGCATTGTTGCGTTTTTTTCACCTGAATCATTACCGGGTGATTATCGAAGGAGTTGAAACGCACGAACAAAAAAAATGGCTGGACGAAATGCCTTACTATGCACTGCAGGGGAAGTTGTGGCAGGAATCCAGCATCAACGATTTAAATCAGCTGCTTGCTGCTGAATACTTTTAA
- a CDS encoding fimbrial protein, with product MKISKLSAVLALTVCATAIPSLSAQAADGTITFNGKVTDQTCTISTPGGKDFTVTLPTVSSSTLNAVSATAGRTPFAINLTKCSKGQVATYFEPGSTVDFKTGRLNNQTKTNAATNVQIQLLGSNNQFLPILAATNNGAQANSQWVTVANEGDSADLNYYAEYFATAAAGAGDVTSNVQYTIIYQ from the coding sequence ATGAAAATCTCTAAGCTGTCCGCTGTATTAGCACTGACTGTATGCGCCACCGCCATTCCTTCTCTTTCAGCACAGGCTGCCGATGGTACTATTACTTTCAACGGTAAAGTGACCGACCAGACCTGTACTATCAGCACCCCGGGTGGTAAAGATTTTACCGTTACTCTGCCAACCGTATCTTCTTCTACCCTGAATGCAGTTAGCGCTACTGCGGGCCGTACTCCATTCGCAATCAACCTGACCAAATGCTCTAAAGGCCAGGTAGCAACCTATTTCGAACCAGGTTCAACCGTTGATTTCAAAACGGGTCGTTTGAATAACCAAACCAAAACCAACGCCGCGACCAACGTGCAAATCCAGCTGCTGGGTAGCAACAACCAGTTCCTGCCAATTCTGGCTGCTACCAACAACGGCGCACAGGCCAACTCCCAGTGGGTTACCGTTGCCAATGAAGGTGATTCAGCTGACCTGAACTACTATGCGGAATATTTCGCAACCGCAGCGGCGGGCGCTGGTGATGTGACCTCAAACGTACAATACACCATCATCTACCAATA